The Peribacillus simplex genome contains the following window.
TACATACAACAATTTTTATAGGATACTAGACTTCCAATCCAGATATTCTACTAGGAGGAAACAAAATGAAGAAAATCATCCTTTTATCAGCACTATCCCTATCCCTATTATCTCCAACAGTTGCTCAGGGAGCCAATACTTACGAGGTTGCAAAAGGGGATACCCTAACGAAAATTGCGTCTGAATATGAAGTCAGCCTTTCCGAATTACTTAAGACGAACACGGCTATAAACAATTCAAATCAAATTCAAATCGGACAAATCATAAATCTTCCTTCAACCATCCACACAACTAATCAAGAAAAAGGTCAGTCAGTTGAACAGCAGGTTCTTAGGTTAGTTAACGAAGAACGTTCAAAATCGGGCCTCCCTTCCCTTGAAATGGATACCGCCGTTTCCAACATTGCAAATATGAAATCTGAAGATATGCGTGATAATAATTATTTCAATCATACAAGCCCAAATTACGGATCGCCCTTCGATATGATGAAATCCTTTGGGATCGGCTACAAATACGCAGGGGAAAATATCGCAGCAGGTCAACCTAGTGCGGATGCTGTCATGAAATCTTGGATGAACAGCCCTGGACACAAGGCAAACATCCTGAACAAGAACTATACCCATATTGGAATTGGGCATGCTACAGGAGGGAAATACACCCACTATTGGACTCAGCAATTCATTGGGAATTGAGATCGTAAGAGGTGGCAGATTGCCGCCTCTTTTTTTAACCTATTTCCAATTCCAAATCTAGGGCTTCTCCTCATCCGTTATTATGAATTAATATTAACTCTCTGCAATAAGATAGAGTGACCTTTCTCACTTAAATCGAAAAGATGTCATGCAGTTTGATAGCTTCAATAAAAAAACCGAACGTCATTATTTTTTTGTTGGGCGGATATACAGGAAAAATACTTAAAGTAGTTATATCATACTATTTTTCAATTATTTTACTGATAAAAATAAAATTATGTTAAAATAGAATTCTAGACATAGGTATAAAGGGGCAATTGCAATGAAAATAGAGGTTGGCTCTGTTATCAACGAATTAAGAATCAAACAAAATCTTACAAGAGAAGAACTGGCAAAGGATATATGTGAACCTAATACCCTGTTAGATTATGAAAGGAGCATCACTTCTCCAACAATTGATGAATTGGCACTTTTTGCGGATAAACTTAAAGTTGACCTTCCGTATTTCTTCACTACCAAAAATGAACCAATATATAATTACATAGAAACCATTAAACTTTTGATAAACAAATATAAACGTACACGTAATTTTGAAGCAATCTATGAAATAGTCCAAAAAGAAATGGCAACGGCACCGGAAAAATCGATATCTTTTTATCAATTCTTGAAATGGCATGAAGGTATATCTTTTTTTTATTTGTACAATGACAAACAAAAGGCTATAGACTTATTGAATGAGGCCATTCAGATTACAATGGGTAAACGTGTCATTTTTCATCAACAGGAGATAGAAGTTTTAAATAGTATTGGAATTATCCATTTTAAAACAAAAAATTATGAAGAGGCCATCACCATCTTCAATGAAGCACTGGAATTCATCGAGAATATTCCCCA
Protein-coding sequences here:
- a CDS encoding CAP domain-containing protein, producing the protein MKKIILLSALSLSLLSPTVAQGANTYEVAKGDTLTKIASEYEVSLSELLKTNTAINNSNQIQIGQIINLPSTIHTTNQEKGQSVEQQVLRLVNEERSKSGLPSLEMDTAVSNIANMKSEDMRDNNYFNHTSPNYGSPFDMMKSFGIGYKYAGENIAAGQPSADAVMKSWMNSPGHKANILNKNYTHIGIGHATGGKYTHYWTQQFIGN
- a CDS encoding tetratricopeptide repeat protein, encoding MKIEVGSVINELRIKQNLTREELAKDICEPNTLLDYERSITSPTIDELALFADKLKVDLPYFFTTKNEPIYNYIETIKLLINKYKRTRNFEAIYEIVQKEMATAPEKSISFYQFLKWHEGISFFYLYNDKQKAIDLLNEAIQITMGKRVIFHQQEIEVLNSIGIIHFKTKNYEEAITIFNEALEFIENIPHVNQEGTIVVKIIHGLALTLSELHYYQESLNYTLKGINICNSTESLYLYAELHLLTGKNLIHLQQPDEGLQYINKSKSILRLQKNEETIQIVDHELEIILQCL